AAAATATTATTCGGGAATACACGCGATTAATCAAATAAACGAGATAAATACAGCCTATTTTTTAAAGTACCTCAATTTCTGTCCCTTCAACAGTAGGGTGGCCGGTGCATAATAAGATCCGCCCATTTTCCATTTCACGATCGGTTAACACTTCGTTATAATCCATTCGGACTTTCCCCTTGGAACATTGTGAGATACATGTACTGCACATGCCAGATTTGCAAGAATAAGGTAGCTTGATTTTATGCTCCAATCCTACATCCAGAATAGATTTATTATAAGGGATCTCAAGATCATAGCTTTCGCCTTGAAAATGTAATTTGATTCGATAGGATGTGGTATCAATCTCTTTTTCAGATTCATCGTCATCATCCTCTTCATTTTCAGGCAATAAAAATGTTTCTCTTTTAATCTGATTGGCATCGAAGCCCATACCCAAAAGTGTAAAACGACATAAATCCATATAAATCACTGGTCCACACGTATAAAATAGTGCTTCCTCTTTTTCCCCCACAAGATGATCTTTGACAATGGAAAGAATATAATCCCTGTTCAGGCGGGCTTTCATCAGATATTTGCTGTTGGAATAAATCCAGACAATTGTTAAACGATCTGGGAATTGCATGGCCCATTCCTCTAGCTCCTCACGGAATGGCGTTTGATCAGAGGCACTGTTGCTATATACCAATACCACCTTAGACTTATCTTCAACAAGTAGCGCAGTTTTAAGAATGGAATACAAAGGTGTTATACCAATACCTGCTGCAAATAGAAACAAAGTTCTTACTTTATGCGCATCAGGTTCATAAGTAAATAATCCCTGTGGTTCCATGGCCTGAACAATATCCCCTTCGGCAATAGTATGATGAAGCAATCTTGATATCTCTCCATTTTCCACACGTTTTACGGTAATACTTAATGGCTCGTCATAATCCGGCGAACTATTAAAAGAATAGGAACGACGAACCTCCCGATCACCAAACATAAATGAAAGTGTAATAAATTGTCCCGCTTTGTATCTGGGATAGTCGCCCGCAAGAGATTCCAACTGAAAAGTAATATTATTATTGGGTTGGGGAATTATCTTTGCTATTTGTAATGCGTACATAGTTCAAATATACTGTCGAATTTTGGCTTACACAAATGTAAAAACCAGAATAGAAATAGGCTTTTTCAGATACAATTTATAACAATTTTGTTGTATTACAATTGGCAGACAATTCTTGTACAATATTTGTAGAATTTCACGTTATATTTATATCGAAACTTATTATAATAAGATTATATGCAAACACGCAGAAACTTCCTTCAAAATGCAGCAAAAGCCACATTGGGTATTGCTGTATCTGGATCAATATTACAAGATATTGCTTCCGCGAAAGCAACTGAATTAAATGCCGCTACCTTAAAGTTTTCCCAAGTAAAGTTACCTTTCAGTTATGCCGCATTGGAGCCTAATATTGACGCCTTGACGATGGAAATCCATTATACAAAGCATCATATGGCCTATATCAATGCTGTCAACGAAGCTATTGTTGCTGAGGCGATCAAAGAAACTTCAGAGGAACAGCTTTTAGCTAATATATCCAAATATTCCCCGAAAGCCAGAAATAACGCTGGCGGAGCATGGAATCACAATTTCTTTTGGGAAAGCCTGTCCGACAAAGCTAGTCAACCATCAGAAAAATTGCTGACGATGATCAATAAGTCCTTTGGCTCATTAGACAAATTTAAGGAGCAATTCGCTGCCGCAGCGACAAGCCGCTTCGGTTCAGGCTGGGCCTGGTTGATTCTTGACGATTCGGGGAACCTAAAAATAACTTCTACGCCAAATCAGGATAATCCATTAATGGATGTTGCTGAAGTAAAAGGTATCCCAGTTTTGGGACTCGACGTTTGGGAACATGCTTATTACTTACATTATCAAAACAAGAGAGCAGACTATATTAAAAATTGGTGGAATGTCGTCAATTGGAAAAAAGTAAATGAGCGACTCGCATAATAACATAAAAAAAGCTCGATCTAAAGATCGAGCTTTTTTTATGTTATATTCCGCAATAAGACCTACTATCCCAATACAGTTTTAAGTTTGTTTACCTGAAAGTCAATCAGTTTCTGAAGAGGCCCTGATGCGATCATTTTCATCATCATATTCAGATCTGCATCAATTATAAATGTAGCTTTTGTCACAATATCTGATACTGCTTGCAGTTCCCAACGTAAAGTAACCTCAAAAGGAGCTTTTTCAGAAGGAATCAGTTTGATCAATTGATTTTCCACACGCTCATCCACTCTTAACGCTAATTTTGCCATATTTTGAATGGTAAATCGCGCTTCGTCCGATGTTGAAGACCAATTATAGATATTTTCAGGCATTAACTGCTCATGATTATTGAGATCGGTTAAAAAAGCAAATACCTCACCGACATTTCTGTTGATTTCTGTTGTGTTCTGAATAGTAGTCATAACGGTAAATTATTCATCTTTATTGAAAATTTTCACTCCATCCTGCAGGGTTCAATCGCCATTTTTTCAAAATTTCAACATCTTCCTCCAATACGTAACCATTTTCAGCGGCGACTTGAATCAGTGCATCGTAGTTACACAAGCTGAAATAAGGACATTTTGCATCAGCAAAATTATCAGTCGCTTGTTGTAATCCGTACGTAAATATGGAAACCAATCCAACAACATTACAACCCGCTTCACGCAATGCTTTGACCGCGATCAAGCTGCTTTTTCCTGTCGAAATTAGATCTTCAACCACAACTACACGTTGCCCACTAACGACTTCACCTTCAATCATATTTTGACGTCCATGATCTTTAGCTGAGCTTCTAACATAAGAAAATGGTAAGCCCAAATCCTGTGCTACCAACACGCCTTGTGGAATACCTGCCGTAGCAACTCCAGAAATCATATCTACAGATCCAAACTCTTCTTGAATAAGCTTAGAAAGCTTCTGACGAATATACGTGCGTATCGCTGGATGAGATAAAGTGATACGGTTATCACAGTAAATTGGAGACTTCCAACCCGACGCCCAAGTAAAAGGACTTTTAGGTTGCAATTTTATTGCTTTAATTTGCAATAAGGATTCAGCAACTTTTTGTTCAACCTCA
The window above is part of the Sphingobacterium sp. ML3W genome. Proteins encoded here:
- a CDS encoding ferredoxin--NADP reductase, which codes for MYALQIAKIIPQPNNNITFQLESLAGDYPRYKAGQFITLSFMFGDREVRRSYSFNSSPDYDEPLSITVKRVENGEISRLLHHTIAEGDIVQAMEPQGLFTYEPDAHKVRTLFLFAAGIGITPLYSILKTALLVEDKSKVVLVYSNSASDQTPFREELEEWAMQFPDRLTIVWIYSNSKYLMKARLNRDYILSIVKDHLVGEKEEALFYTCGPVIYMDLCRFTLLGMGFDANQIKRETFLLPENEEDDDDESEKEIDTTSYRIKLHFQGESYDLEIPYNKSILDVGLEHKIKLPYSCKSGMCSTCISQCSKGKVRMDYNEVLTDREMENGRILLCTGHPTVEGTEIEVL
- a CDS encoding superoxide dismutase, whose protein sequence is MQTRRNFLQNAAKATLGIAVSGSILQDIASAKATELNAATLKFSQVKLPFSYAALEPNIDALTMEIHYTKHHMAYINAVNEAIVAEAIKETSEEQLLANISKYSPKARNNAGGAWNHNFFWESLSDKASQPSEKLLTMINKSFGSLDKFKEQFAAAATSRFGSGWAWLILDDSGNLKITSTPNQDNPLMDVAEVKGIPVLGLDVWEHAYYLHYQNKRADYIKNWWNVVNWKKVNERLA
- a CDS encoding SRPBCC family protein, coding for MTTIQNTTEINRNVGEVFAFLTDLNNHEQLMPENIYNWSSTSDEARFTIQNMAKLALRVDERVENQLIKLIPSEKAPFEVTLRWELQAVSDIVTKATFIIDADLNMMMKMIASGPLQKLIDFQVNKLKTVLG
- the pyrE gene encoding orotate phosphoribosyltransferase, yielding MNNLNEVEQKVAESLLQIKAIKLQPKSPFTWASGWKSPIYCDNRITLSHPAIRTYIRQKLSKLIQEEFGSVDMISGVATAGIPQGVLVAQDLGLPFSYVRSSAKDHGRQNMIEGEVVSGQRVVVVEDLISTGKSSLIAVKALREAGCNVVGLVSIFTYGLQQATDNFADAKCPYFSLCNYDALIQVAAENGYVLEEDVEILKKWRLNPAGWSENFQ